In Rodentibacter haemolyticus, the DNA window AAATCGCTTTACAGCAGCCGCAGGTTCATAGCGTAAATACTGATTATGCATTTAATGCGAGCGAAGATGCAACGGTTTTAGGCAGACGAGTGCAAGATCACGGTGGTAAAGCCATCTATTTTATTCTTGGTGCAGATCGTACCGCCGGACATCATGAAGCCGAATTTGATTTTGATGAAAATCAATTACTGACAGGAGTGAGCATTTATGCCGGATTACTCCAACGATTATTAGCTTAGATAATGCCGGATTTTAAAGCGGTTTTAAATGTGAATATTGTCAATCATCAGCGGTTGCAATAAATTTACGACAATATTTAACCGCACTTCTTTTAAAGTTTTTTTCATTTTCTTACAATAGGGTCCAATTCACCCAACTGAGGATTTTATTATGAAACGACGTCATTTTATTCAAATCGGTGCTGCAGGTATCTTTATGCTAAGTGCAAGCCGTTTGACGGTAGCAAAGGGAAAAAGTGATGTGGATTTACGGATTATCGCCACCACCGATATTCACAGTTTTTTAACGGATTTCGATTACTATAAAGATACACAGACCGATAAATTCGGCTTTACTCGTGCTGCGACCTTAATTCGTCAGGCTCGCTCCGAGGTAAAAAATAGCGTGTTAGTGGATAACGGAGATTTAATTCAAGGTAATCCGATTGCCGATTATCAAGCTGCGTTGGGTTATAAAGAAGGTAAATCCAACCCCGCGGTGGATTGTTTGAATGCTATGAATTATGACGTAGGCACGCTTGGAAATCACGAGTTCAATTACGGTTTAGATTATTTAGACGATGCAATGAAACAGGCTAAATTTCCGATCATTAATGCGAATGTAGTGAAACCGGGTACTGATGAGCCTTACTTTACGCCTTATATCATTCAAGAAAAAGAGGTGGTGGATAACAAAGGCGAAACGCACAAATTGAAAATCGGTTATATCGGCTTTGTTCCGCCACAAATTATGGTATGGGATAAAGCGAACTTGCAAGGTAAAGTGGAGTGCCGGGATATCGTGAAAACAGCGCAAAAGTATGTTCCTGATATGAAGAAAAAAGGGGCGGATATTGTGATTGCTTTAGCGCATACTGGTCCTTCCGATGAACCTTATAAAGAGGGCGCGGAAAATTCGGCTTTCTACTTGGCGGATGTGCCGCATATTGATGCGGTGATTTTCGGTCATTCACATCGTTTATTCCCGCACAAAGAATTTGCGAAATCTCCTAATGCGGATATTGTAAACGGCACAGTGAAAGGTGTACCGGAAAGTATGGCGGGTTACTGGGCGAATAATATCAGCGTAATTGATTTAGGTTTAACCGAACACAACGGCAAATGGATTGTGACTTCCGGCAAAGCGGTACTTCGTCCGATTTTTGATGCGGAAAACAAAAAATCTCTTGTAAAAAATGATCCGGAATTGACCGCACTTTTACAACCTGTTCACGAAGCAACACGTAAATTTGTGGCGCAGCCGATCGGCGAGGCAAGCGATAATATGTATAGCTATCTGGCACTGGTGCAAGATGATCCGACCATTCAAATCGTAAACCAAGCACAAAAGTCGTATGTGGAGAAGGTGGCAGCCAGCGTGCCGTCTATGGCTGGGTTGCCGATTTTAAGTGCGGGCGCACCATTCAAAGCCGGAGGACGTAAAAATGATCCGGCAGGCTACACCGAAGTGAATAAGGGTGAATTGACATTCCGTAATGCGGCAGATTTATATCTTTACCCGAATACTCTCGTGGTGGTAAAAGTAACGGGTGAGCAGCTTAAAGAGTGGCTGGAATGCAGTGCGGGAATGTTCAAGCAAATTGATCCAACCAGCGATAAACCGCAATCTTTACTTGATTGGGAAGGTTTCCGCACCTATAACTTTGATGTGATTGACGGTGTGAATTATGGATATGATCTGACTCAACCGGCTCGTTATAATGGTGAATGTCAGTTGATCAACCCGAATGCACACCGAGTTGTGAACCTCACTTATCAAGGTAAACCGGTTAAGCCAAAAGCGGAATTTTTAATCGCAACCAATAACTACCGTGCGTATAGCAATAAATTCCCGGGTACGGGCGATCAGCATATCGTGTATGCTTCACCGGATGAAAATCGCCAAATTTTAGCGGATTACATCAAAGCAACGAGTGAAAAAGAAGGCAGTGTAAACCCAAGTGCGGATAAAAACTGGCGTTTTATGCCAATCATCGGCAACGATAAATTAGATGTCCGTTTTGAAACTTCCCCAAGTGAGCAAGCGGCAAAATTTATCGCCGAAAAAGCGCAATATCCAATGAAACAAGTGGGTATTGATGAAGTAGGTTTTGCGGTGTATCGTATTGACTTATCCAAGTAAGAGAAATAAGGTGGGCTGTCTCCCACCTTTTTAATTTCGAGTTGTGGAATTTAATCAATAAGTGCGGTCAATTTTTGCATTGATTATTAAAAACCTCTTTCGCAACAAAAATTGCATTGAGGACTTTAGGAAAGCCAAG includes these proteins:
- the cpdB gene encoding 2',3'-cyclic-nucleotide 2'-phosphodiesterase; translation: MMKRRHFIQIGAAGIFMLSASRLTVAKGKSDVDLRIIATTDIHSFLTDFDYYKDTQTDKFGFTRAATLIRQARSEVKNSVLVDNGDLIQGNPIADYQAALGYKEGKSNPAVDCLNAMNYDVGTLGNHEFNYGLDYLDDAMKQAKFPIINANVVKPGTDEPYFTPYIIQEKEVVDNKGETHKLKIGYIGFVPPQIMVWDKANLQGKVECRDIVKTAQKYVPDMKKKGADIVIALAHTGPSDEPYKEGAENSAFYLADVPHIDAVIFGHSHRLFPHKEFAKSPNADIVNGTVKGVPESMAGYWANNISVIDLGLTEHNGKWIVTSGKAVLRPIFDAENKKSLVKNDPELTALLQPVHEATRKFVAQPIGEASDNMYSYLALVQDDPTIQIVNQAQKSYVEKVAASVPSMAGLPILSAGAPFKAGGRKNDPAGYTEVNKGELTFRNAADLYLYPNTLVVVKVTGEQLKEWLECSAGMFKQIDPTSDKPQSLLDWEGFRTYNFDVIDGVNYGYDLTQPARYNGECQLINPNAHRVVNLTYQGKPVKPKAEFLIATNNYRAYSNKFPGTGDQHIVYASPDENRQILADYIKATSEKEGSVNPSADKNWRFMPIIGNDKLDVRFETSPSEQAAKFIAEKAQYPMKQVGIDEVGFAVYRIDLSK